The following proteins are co-located in the Pedobacter sp. FW305-3-2-15-E-R2A2 genome:
- a CDS encoding protein phosphatase 2C domain-containing protein, whose protein sequence is MENNYFGITDTGKVRDNNEDTFIAERTSDNDFVIACVIDGVGGYSGGEIAADITRKSILHHLAHPKADLPALMREAILAADAQIIVEKQRVKGHENMACVLTLAVVDLHKNKLYYVHVGDTRLYLLRDNSLIKISKDQSFVGFMEDSGRLTEEQAMQHPKRNEINKALGFGMGMAGQEDYLETGESPFLPGDLLLLCSDGLSDMVNSQEMIRILTTDSSIREKGAQLINAANQNGGLDNITVVLVKNDKQSQVHEATKPAAKSKKTNPIPAVAENTSLPSVQPQQRSNRGTVALLSGLCLILLAACIYLFWQKHELSTPAPPVKTTHSRNAQELKLQDALNNLKGNTLTLTDSMFKSPIILTESLHFTKDSLFLIAKNQIVIKSDSAFRGNAMIIQPASTYVYLENLSFEDFNTAISSQNNALVLKNVQFKNSPNAIQTIYDLPAKGYINGKISRSTFKADSIPNTSK, encoded by the coding sequence ATGGAGAATAATTATTTTGGAATAACTGACACTGGAAAAGTTCGTGATAACAATGAAGATACTTTTATTGCAGAGCGCACATCAGACAATGACTTTGTAATTGCCTGCGTTATTGATGGTGTTGGCGGATATTCAGGAGGTGAGATCGCAGCAGACATTACCAGAAAATCTATACTTCATCACCTGGCTCATCCTAAAGCGGATCTACCCGCGCTTATGAGAGAAGCGATTCTCGCTGCAGATGCACAGATTATCGTGGAAAAGCAAAGGGTGAAAGGGCATGAAAATATGGCTTGTGTACTCACGTTAGCGGTAGTTGACCTGCACAAAAACAAACTTTATTATGTACATGTAGGCGATACGAGATTATACCTCCTGCGCGACAATTCATTGATAAAGATCTCCAAAGACCAGTCCTTTGTGGGCTTCATGGAAGATTCCGGACGCCTTACGGAAGAACAGGCCATGCAACATCCTAAGCGCAATGAGATCAACAAAGCCCTTGGCTTTGGTATGGGAATGGCTGGTCAGGAAGATTATCTGGAAACGGGGGAATCTCCTTTCCTTCCGGGAGATCTGTTGTTGTTGTGCAGTGATGGCTTATCGGATATGGTCAATAGCCAGGAAATGATCCGCATCTTAACGACGGACAGTTCCATAAGAGAAAAAGGTGCTCAGCTGATCAATGCAGCAAATCAAAACGGAGGCCTGGACAATATTACCGTAGTCTTGGTGAAAAATGACAAGCAATCGCAGGTCCATGAAGCAACTAAGCCTGCCGCGAAATCTAAAAAGACAAATCCTATTCCTGCGGTTGCAGAGAACACCAGCCTTCCTTCAGTCCAGCCACAGCAAAGAAGCAACAGAGGCACAGTTGCCCTGCTTTCCGGCCTCTGCCTGATTCTGTTGGCTGCCTGTATCTATTTATTTTGGCAGAAACACGAGTTGTCAACGCCTGCTCCCCCGGTCAAGACTACACACAGCAGAAATGCTCAGGAACTAAAACTTCAGGATGCCTTGAATAACCTCAAAGGAAACACGCTGACCTTAACTGATTCGATGTTCAAATCACCTATCATACTGACCGAGTCTTTACATTTCACTAAAGACTCCCTGTTCCTGATTGCTAAAAATCAGATCGTCATAAAAAGTGATTCTGCTTTCAGGGGAAATGCCATGATCATCCAGCCGGCCAGTACCTATGTCTACCTGGAGAACCTCAGCTTTGAAGATTTCAATACCGCCATCTCCTCCCAGAATAATGCATTGGTGTTAAAAAATGTACAGTTCAAAAACTCACCTAATGCCATACAGACGATTTATGATCTGCCGGCAAAAGGATATATCAACGGAAAGATCTCACGCAGTACTTTTAAGGCTGATTCTATCCCTAATACCTCCAAATAA
- a CDS encoding FtsW/RodA/SpoVE family cell cycle protein — protein MGETTPTTGSRKTERKLILLSSIILGALFITLFGTLQKGFVDVDSRLKNGTLVNINDKNPGQLIKTLLEKGYYFEDKKDIALISAVVSSGSKSFKEPIDNVGELNKRRFFIDADEAFQKGGQNFKKRVLDSRALLGYTGEDSVLFKKERVNPASLKSEIAVNQGQYNITGKVIDTAGKPVSGVLIKLQMILPQDSTDNDLELAKPALRTYARTNAEGYFAFNKLPDDQAFSILPMQPGYQFGKSQGVQELQKDASFVFKQSPHSIRLFSARDFKILKKEKSLIVRTTMEYNQWYWIITGCFFIGFFLLHLLMSIKFPQADQLILPVVMLMTGLSFITLLSLQDPLRDRFLAKDTLMFFGMGILGICLLLLIKFRKFTVDSRVYRMLILPKNSGKANGWQWAGLALALLALTIVFGTGPEGSGVKVNLFGVQPSEIVKYAIILFLAGFFASNEKFITEYRTWRKRWYFFSFALAAMAIAILLFLVLGDLGPAMVICFTFIILFSFSRGDFMMMMIAIITYTLTVWFLNIWLASLITVLLVALAMLLNKKRTSESAIMIMMVIAGFLLIDQIPYLDKLIPGPVNRLTERKSIWQDPWNNEVYGGDQVANGIWAMSGGGITGQGAGEGFAKSIPEAHTDMILPAIGEDFGWAGIVAVFILFLVFLNRAINIGRQTGTPFLFYLCSGIGISMFAQFLLIAGGSTGALPLSGVALPFISYGGSSLVANMLAAGLLLSVSSIRGTAVQMEFITKQQDKNLVPALLSASVAVILLTVTVSRYIANNKKWVVQPALVADRSGLRMFSYNPRIAILMNKLEAGQLYDRNGQVLATSNPDLIRKQEGMLNESGLNYNLDSAVHKRVDRYYPFEEQAFFWVGDANTGVFNGSTNGYFAEYEHAAELRGFQTPTSSFNTIANRYHEDRFLPRGVKEMTVSKRDYKALAPLLLAGVNSAEVAAFKKRNRDVKLAVDARLQTAIQHSIATDDSLKKSRVSVVIMEDETGDVLTSAVYPLPTVKDWDLLTMTTAEQNRLSGWYTNSDLGFTYATQPGSTAKVLTAMAAFNKLGLAAVNKTYTVSRAERIRTKGIEPDETGTINMERALIKSNNVFFIKLANQEQLQEDMAALYLKTGMFLRGVGGYYYNKGANNEKQEDKWLNYWRKTEFNTKPKYDPANIRKTRAKGISGMAWGQGELIATPAAIARLASGVANKGVMVPNRFVLKISDSLTGVQPGIKLANDPKYAALLTDYMVKQSINKSYTLGLKVAGKSGTPERVWKAARINDGWYVFFAQKKSGKGHIVVCIRIESTRGSSRAVLLAGKHVVPALLKLGYVSDLEEAKPKVVKAKSIKAAEIDSIAPSEAPEIEQ, from the coding sequence ATGGGAGAAACCACACCTACCACCGGAAGCAGAAAAACGGAGCGTAAGCTCATCCTATTATCTTCAATCATATTAGGAGCGTTATTCATTACGCTTTTCGGGACGTTACAGAAAGGCTTTGTTGACGTAGATTCCAGGTTAAAAAATGGGACTCTGGTCAATATCAATGATAAAAACCCTGGTCAGCTCATTAAAACACTTTTGGAGAAAGGTTATTATTTTGAGGATAAGAAAGACATTGCACTGATTTCAGCAGTAGTGAGCAGCGGAAGCAAATCCTTTAAAGAACCGATCGATAACGTTGGGGAATTGAATAAACGCAGGTTTTTTATTGATGCTGATGAAGCCTTTCAAAAAGGTGGACAAAATTTTAAAAAGAGGGTTCTTGACTCCCGTGCATTGTTAGGTTATACCGGTGAGGACTCGGTTCTTTTTAAGAAAGAAAGGGTCAATCCTGCTTCCCTAAAATCAGAAATTGCGGTCAACCAGGGACAATACAACATTACCGGAAAGGTGATCGATACTGCCGGGAAGCCGGTATCCGGGGTTTTGATCAAATTGCAAATGATCTTACCGCAGGACAGTACCGATAACGATCTGGAGCTGGCCAAACCTGCATTAAGGACCTATGCCAGAACGAATGCAGAGGGGTATTTTGCGTTCAATAAATTACCGGATGATCAGGCGTTTTCGATCCTTCCGATGCAACCCGGATATCAGTTTGGCAAATCACAGGGCGTACAGGAATTGCAAAAGGACGCCAGTTTCGTCTTTAAACAAAGCCCTCATAGCATCCGGCTTTTTTCTGCGCGTGATTTTAAGATCCTGAAAAAAGAAAAATCCCTGATTGTACGAACCACGATGGAGTATAACCAATGGTACTGGATCATTACCGGCTGCTTTTTCATTGGGTTTTTCCTGCTTCATCTGCTGATGAGCATTAAATTTCCACAGGCAGATCAATTGATTCTGCCCGTAGTGATGCTCATGACTGGCCTGTCTTTTATTACCTTACTCAGTTTGCAGGATCCGCTTAGAGATCGTTTTCTGGCTAAAGATACCCTGATGTTTTTTGGAATGGGCATCCTCGGCATCTGCCTGTTGCTATTGATCAAGTTCCGCAAGTTTACGGTTGATTCCCGCGTTTACCGGATGTTGATCCTCCCTAAAAACAGCGGCAAAGCCAATGGCTGGCAATGGGCAGGTCTGGCACTCGCGCTCCTGGCATTGACAATCGTCTTTGGAACAGGTCCGGAAGGCAGTGGTGTAAAAGTGAACCTCTTTGGTGTACAGCCGAGTGAAATTGTTAAATATGCGATCATTCTCTTTCTCGCCGGGTTCTTCGCGAGCAATGAGAAATTCATTACAGAATACCGTACCTGGAGAAAGCGTTGGTATTTCTTCTCTTTTGCATTGGCAGCAATGGCCATCGCCATTTTGTTATTCCTTGTTCTCGGAGATCTGGGACCAGCAATGGTGATCTGTTTTACCTTTATCATTTTGTTTTCTTTCTCCCGTGGAGATTTTATGATGATGATGATCGCCATCATCACTTATACTTTAACGGTTTGGTTTTTGAACATCTGGCTGGCCAGTTTAATTACCGTATTGCTGGTCGCACTGGCGATGTTGCTGAATAAAAAAAGAACGAGTGAATCTGCGATTATGATCATGATGGTCATCGCAGGCTTCCTGCTGATTGATCAGATTCCTTACCTGGATAAGCTCATTCCCGGACCAGTAAATCGCCTGACGGAACGTAAATCGATATGGCAGGACCCCTGGAACAATGAAGTCTACGGAGGTGATCAGGTAGCCAATGGCATCTGGGCAATGTCCGGAGGTGGGATCACGGGTCAGGGGGCAGGTGAAGGTTTTGCAAAAAGCATTCCGGAAGCACATACCGACATGATCCTTCCGGCAATAGGTGAAGACTTTGGATGGGCAGGCATCGTAGCGGTGTTTATCTTGTTCCTGGTCTTTTTAAACCGCGCGATTAATATAGGCCGGCAAACGGGAACTCCTTTTTTATTTTATTTATGTTCCGGAATTGGCATCAGCATGTTTGCTCAGTTTCTACTGATTGCAGGCGGATCAACCGGTGCCCTGCCTTTATCAGGAGTAGCCCTCCCCTTTATCAGTTATGGCGGTTCTTCGCTGGTCGCAAATATGCTGGCGGCAGGATTGTTATTGTCGGTTTCTTCCATCCGTGGAACAGCCGTTCAAATGGAGTTCATTACCAAACAGCAGGATAAAAATCTTGTTCCGGCATTATTGTCAGCCAGTGTTGCAGTCATCTTGCTTACAGTAACGGTATCCAGATACATCGCCAACAACAAGAAATGGGTGGTTCAACCTGCCCTGGTGGCAGACCGGAGTGGCTTACGCATGTTCAGTTATAACCCCCGTATTGCCATCCTGATGAACAAACTGGAAGCTGGTCAGCTGTACGACAGAAACGGACAGGTATTGGCTACCAGTAACCCGGATCTAATCAGGAAACAGGAAGGCATGTTGAATGAATCCGGACTGAACTATAACCTGGATTCTGCAGTGCACAAAAGAGTAGACCGGTATTATCCTTTTGAAGAACAGGCTTTTTTCTGGGTTGGTGACGCCAATACCGGAGTTTTCAACGGAAGCACGAACGGCTATTTTGCAGAATATGAACATGCCGCTGAATTGAGAGGTTTCCAAACGCCGACGAGTTCTTTTAACACCATCGCCAATCGTTATCATGAAGATCGTTTTCTTCCAAGAGGGGTAAAAGAGATGACGGTGAGTAAAAGGGATTATAAGGCATTGGCTCCACTCCTGCTGGCTGGTGTGAATAGTGCCGAGGTGGCGGCTTTTAAAAAGAGAAACAGGGATGTTAAACTCGCTGTTGATGCAAGGTTGCAAACGGCCATCCAGCATTCCATAGCTACTGATGATTCTTTAAAGAAGAGCCGGGTATCGGTGGTGATTATGGAAGATGAAACCGGCGACGTGTTGACTTCTGCAGTTTATCCTTTGCCAACGGTCAAAGACTGGGACTTGCTCACGATGACGACTGCTGAGCAGAACCGGTTATCGGGATGGTATACGAATTCAGATCTTGGCTTTACTTATGCCACTCAACCGGGTTCTACGGCGAAGGTATTAACCGCCATGGCTGCCTTTAACAAACTCGGACTTGCCGCGGTCAATAAAACATATACGGTCAGTAGAGCAGAAAGAATCCGAACCAAGGGCATCGAGCCTGATGAAACAGGAACGATCAATATGGAACGCGCATTGATCAAATCGAACAACGTCTTTTTCATCAAACTGGCCAATCAGGAACAGTTGCAGGAAGATATGGCGGCTTTGTATTTAAAAACCGGAATGTTTTTAAGGGGTGTTGGTGGCTATTATTATAATAAAGGAGCCAATAATGAGAAGCAGGAAGATAAATGGCTGAATTATTGGAGGAAGACGGAGTTTAATACCAAACCGAAATATGATCCGGCCAATATCAGAAAGACCCGTGCCAAGGGAATCTCCGGAATGGCCTGGGGACAGGGGGAACTGATTGCGACCCCTGCCGCAATTGCCAGGCTGGCATCAGGCGTAGCCAATAAGGGAGTCATGGTTCCCAATCGCTTTGTATTGAAGATCAGCGATTCCTTAACCGGGGTTCAGCCTGGGATTAAACTGGCCAACGACCCTAAATATGCGGCCTTGCTCACAGACTATATGGTGAAACAAAGCATCAATAAGTCTTACACGCTGGGTCTTAAAGTAGCAGGGAAAAGCGGAACACCGGAAAGGGTGTGGAAAGCGGCCAGGATCAATGATGGCTGGTATGTGTTTTTTGCGCAGAAGAAATCAGGGAAAGGACATATCGTGGTTTGTATCCGGATAGAGTCTACCAGAGGATCGAGCAGAGCGGTATTGCTGGCGGGTAAACATGTGGTTCCTGCCCTGCTGAAACTGGGTTATGTGAGTGATCTGGAAGAGGCGAAACCAAAGGTCGTTAAAGCCAAAAGCATTAAGGCGGCAGAAATAGATAGCATCGCCCCGTCAGAAGCGCCTGAAATAGAACAATAG
- a CDS encoding FHA domain-containing protein: MFNLFGKEPSEKPQDVKAVREALLVFMKQELQKLEGGEGKHIKGFQLFIACLPVEKYLYESAVFMEEEGRFKKEVQRLADDFAIDLPEHWTMESLFVDELPQDVIKAGNLEIGLYIKTPEHAIVQHSERACIKVLNGEAEQQEYLITSSDGKINIGRERKVQDAEGFIRENKIAFPDSSSNEGNKYISRQHAHIEWNREAGVFLLFADEGGVPPRNKVKIRSKADHNPVKLTFTELGHPLQEGDQIILGESAVLEFSYVSNPS, from the coding sequence ATGTTTAACCTATTTGGAAAAGAACCATCAGAAAAACCTCAGGACGTAAAAGCCGTGAGAGAGGCACTTCTTGTTTTCATGAAGCAGGAATTGCAAAAACTGGAAGGTGGCGAAGGAAAACATATAAAAGGATTTCAGCTGTTCATTGCCTGTCTCCCGGTAGAAAAGTACCTGTACGAATCTGCTGTGTTCATGGAGGAAGAAGGTCGGTTCAAGAAGGAAGTTCAAAGGCTGGCCGATGATTTTGCCATTGATCTGCCTGAGCACTGGACAATGGAGAGCCTCTTTGTTGATGAGCTCCCTCAGGATGTGATCAAAGCAGGCAACCTGGAAATCGGACTGTATATTAAAACGCCGGAGCATGCCATCGTACAGCATTCGGAAAGGGCTTGCATCAAAGTTTTAAACGGAGAAGCAGAACAACAGGAATACCTGATTACTTCCAGTGATGGAAAGATCAATATCGGAAGAGAAAGAAAAGTTCAGGATGCAGAGGGTTTTATCAGGGAAAATAAAATTGCTTTTCCGGATTCCAGCAGCAATGAAGGCAATAAATACATCAGCAGGCAACATGCACATATTGAATGGAATAGAGAAGCAGGAGTCTTTCTTTTATTTGCTGATGAAGGCGGTGTGCCGCCAAGAAATAAAGTAAAAATCAGATCTAAGGCAGATCATAACCCTGTTAAACTTACCTTTACGGAACTTGGACACCCTCTACAGGAAGGTGACCAGATTATTTTGGGCGAATCGGCGGTGTTAGAATTTAGTTACGTTTCAAACCCTTCATAA
- a CDS encoding Gfo/Idh/MocA family oxidoreductase, whose translation MQEIKWGMIGCGDVTEVKSGPAFNKVPNSSLVAVMRRDAEKAKDYAFRHGVPKWYADVEELINDPEVNAIYIATPPAQHEAYCRLALAAGKPVYVEKPMTLNAESGLRMEEASILYDTKLTVAHYRRAQPMFLKIKGLLEEGAIGDVRFASLQMLQPQQSDLIANVETNWRLDPAISGGGLFHDLAPHQLDLMVYFFGEFDQSTGFSLNQSGRAKVDDLVTGQILFKNGVVFTGTWCFSVSEQDKKDVCEIIGSNGRISFPVFGNKVTLTKAGSTEVFAFEALEHVQQPMIEKVTAYFLDQTENPCSAEQAILSMKLMDSFTR comes from the coding sequence ATGCAGGAAATTAAATGGGGAATGATCGGTTGTGGCGATGTTACAGAAGTTAAAAGCGGACCTGCTTTTAATAAAGTTCCCAATTCTTCTTTGGTTGCCGTGATGCGCAGAGACGCGGAAAAGGCAAAAGATTATGCTTTTAGACATGGCGTACCAAAATGGTATGCTGATGTGGAAGAACTGATCAATGATCCCGAAGTAAATGCGATTTACATTGCGACACCACCCGCCCAACACGAAGCGTATTGTAGGCTTGCCCTTGCTGCCGGAAAACCTGTTTATGTAGAAAAACCGATGACGTTAAATGCGGAATCGGGGTTGAGGATGGAAGAAGCATCGATATTATACGACACAAAACTTACGGTTGCACACTATCGCCGGGCTCAACCCATGTTTTTAAAAATCAAAGGGCTTCTTGAAGAGGGCGCTATTGGTGATGTTCGTTTTGCCAGCTTGCAGATGCTGCAACCTCAGCAATCAGATCTGATTGCCAATGTGGAGACCAATTGGAGGTTAGATCCCGCCATTTCCGGTGGAGGCTTATTTCATGACCTGGCGCCTCATCAGCTGGACCTGATGGTGTATTTCTTCGGAGAATTTGATCAGTCTACAGGTTTCTCATTGAACCAGTCGGGCAGGGCGAAGGTGGATGATCTGGTGACCGGACAGATTCTGTTTAAGAATGGCGTCGTATTTACGGGAACCTGGTGTTTCTCTGTTTCTGAACAGGATAAAAAGGATGTCTGTGAAATTATCGGTTCCAATGGAAGAATCAGCTTTCCTGTATTTGGAAATAAAGTGACGCTGACCAAAGCCGGAAGCACAGAGGTCTTCGCTTTTGAAGCACTGGAACATGTCCAGCAACCTATGATTGAAAAAGTAACGGCTTACTTCCTGGATCAGACAGAAAATCCTTGTTCAGCAGAACAGGCGATTCTTTCCATGAAACTAATGGATAGCTTCACCAGGTGA
- a CDS encoding serine hydrolase produces MKKNTSVFGLFLLISLQCSTIYAQYDSRTKAQIKKVETGLRTANRFVGDSVWTIEGRMKHYGVPGLSIAVIKGSKVVWAKSYGVMDRGSKQPVTNQTLFQAASISKPVSAYAALKEVERGKINAEEDVNRYLKSWKLPDNEFTKEKKVNIKHLLSHSGGLTVGGFAGYRVTDKVPTLIQVLNGEKPANSPAIRVDKAPGGTFRYSGGGYCVMQQMLIDLEGKPFPQLMNELVLGPLGMKNSSYNQPLPADRLRFAATGYLPDRSETGGKRHTYPEMAPAGLWTTAEDLAKFAIDLQLTIKGQSEKVLSQEMAVKMVSPFIEEFEGLGIFLEKKGSDRYFGHGGWNEGFSSRFTASRDSGDGVVVLTNGNQPPLIDELIRSVAETYNWPSYVNPVYPKLEISKENLEYLSGRYRTDHYDLMKVYGDGEKLFLMKNSEEPEQLFKIAENTFVTLASSDYKVKVVINPADQSKHLALVWGTDSVKYINPLLKAGEKVPYDFILEGQFDQALAAYQQMKKEHPDYHTVEQSYINEMGYRLLRTKEVRKAIDLFKVNTFLYPDQSDVYDSLGEAYLANGDKKLGKENYLKALKLNPNSENAAKILKTLD; encoded by the coding sequence ATGAAAAAAAACACTTCAGTATTTGGTTTATTCCTGCTCATTTCCTTACAATGCTCAACTATTTATGCACAATATGATAGCAGGACAAAAGCACAGATTAAAAAAGTAGAAACCGGCTTGAGAACTGCCAATCGTTTTGTGGGCGATTCTGTATGGACGATTGAGGGGAGAATGAAACATTATGGTGTTCCCGGACTGAGTATAGCCGTGATTAAAGGCTCAAAGGTAGTCTGGGCAAAGAGTTATGGGGTAATGGATCGTGGCAGTAAACAGCCGGTAACGAACCAGACCTTGTTTCAGGCGGCTTCGATCAGCAAACCGGTTAGTGCCTATGCGGCATTGAAAGAAGTAGAACGCGGAAAGATCAATGCGGAGGAAGATGTGAACCGATACCTGAAATCCTGGAAGCTTCCGGACAATGAATTTACAAAGGAAAAGAAAGTGAACATCAAGCATTTGCTAAGCCATAGCGGAGGACTTACAGTAGGTGGTTTTGCAGGTTATCGGGTTACGGATAAAGTACCGACATTAATACAGGTCCTCAATGGGGAAAAGCCGGCGAATTCTCCGGCGATCCGCGTTGATAAAGCACCTGGTGGAACTTTCAGGTATTCCGGAGGCGGCTATTGCGTAATGCAGCAAATGCTGATCGACCTGGAAGGAAAACCTTTTCCGCAGCTCATGAACGAATTGGTGTTAGGCCCATTGGGAATGAAAAACAGCAGTTACAATCAGCCCTTACCTGCAGACAGGTTGAGGTTTGCGGCGACAGGATATCTTCCTGATCGCAGCGAGACCGGAGGAAAAAGGCATACGTATCCTGAAATGGCTCCTGCAGGTTTATGGACTACCGCAGAAGATCTGGCAAAGTTTGCCATAGATTTACAGTTAACCATTAAAGGGCAAAGTGAAAAAGTCCTCTCGCAGGAGATGGCCGTTAAAATGGTTAGTCCTTTTATTGAAGAATTCGAAGGGCTGGGGATCTTTCTGGAAAAGAAAGGAAGTGATCGTTACTTTGGCCATGGTGGCTGGAATGAGGGTTTTTCGAGTCGTTTTACGGCGAGTAGGGACAGTGGGGATGGTGTGGTGGTCCTGACCAATGGTAACCAGCCTCCGCTGATTGATGAGCTGATCAGGTCTGTAGCTGAGACTTATAACTGGCCAAGTTACGTAAACCCGGTTTATCCAAAACTGGAGATCAGCAAAGAAAACCTGGAATACCTGTCCGGACGGTACCGAACAGATCATTATGACCTGATGAAAGTCTATGGCGATGGAGAAAAGCTATTTTTGATGAAAAACTCTGAAGAACCTGAGCAGTTGTTTAAAATTGCAGAAAATACTTTTGTAACGCTGGCCAGTTCTGATTATAAAGTTAAAGTGGTGATTAATCCTGCTGACCAAAGCAAACACCTGGCTCTTGTATGGGGAACAGATTCCGTTAAATACATCAACCCTTTACTGAAAGCAGGAGAAAAAGTTCCTTATGATTTTATTCTTGAGGGGCAGTTTGATCAGGCCCTGGCTGCTTATCAGCAAATGAAAAAAGAGCATCCTGACTACCATACGGTGGAGCAGAGCTACATCAATGAGATGGGCTATCGTTTGCTACGCACTAAGGAGGTAAGAAAGGCGATTGACCTGTTTAAAGTCAACACCTTCCTTTATCCGGATCAATCAGATGTATATGATAGTTTAGGGGAGGCCTACCTCGCCAATGGCGATAAAAAACTAGGCAAGGAAAACTACCTTAAAGCGTTGAAATTGAATCCGAACAGTGAGAATGCAGCAAAAATTCTAAAAACTTTAGATTAA
- a CDS encoding DMT family transporter — MSSSALMLVITAAILHAVWNLITKHVNGKLAFFWLISLFSAIIYLPLLIFQLISTPIQYTGSLFLFGIISALLHLFYFVALQVGYRKADLSVVYPVARGAGPIFSIIGAILIFAERPGIMAILGSLLIVCGVILMTGLKIKKDTSILKGFYYGMLTGFLISTYTLWDKFAVVTHHVSAVFITFASIALPLIILLPIPIRRSEEVLLELRTHWKQGLLVAIFQPLSYLLVLIAMKTTPLSYVAPLRELSIVFAVFFGVNLLKEKDSKKRIIAALTILIGISLLATA; from the coding sequence ATGAGTAGTTCTGCCTTAATGTTGGTGATCACAGCGGCAATATTGCATGCGGTATGGAACCTCATCACCAAACATGTTAATGGCAAACTCGCGTTTTTCTGGTTAATATCCCTGTTTTCGGCCATCATTTACCTTCCCTTACTGATCTTTCAATTGATCAGCACACCAATTCAGTATACGGGAAGTTTATTCCTTTTTGGGATCATAAGTGCGCTGTTACATCTTTTTTACTTTGTTGCGCTACAGGTTGGCTATCGCAAAGCTGACCTCTCGGTCGTTTATCCCGTTGCCAGGGGTGCCGGTCCGATATTTAGCATTATAGGCGCCATACTGATCTTTGCCGAGCGACCGGGAATCATGGCCATCCTCGGAAGCCTGTTGATTGTCTGTGGCGTCATCCTCATGACCGGGCTTAAAATCAAAAAAGACACTTCAATACTAAAGGGATTCTACTATGGAATGCTGACTGGCTTTTTAATCTCAACGTATACCTTATGGGATAAATTCGCAGTGGTCACACACCATGTCTCTGCTGTTTTCATTACGTTTGCTTCCATTGCACTTCCCTTAATTATCTTATTGCCAATTCCTATCCGAAGGTCAGAAGAAGTATTGCTGGAGTTAAGAACGCATTGGAAGCAGGGATTGTTAGTGGCCATTTTTCAACCCCTATCCTATTTGCTGGTCTTAATTGCCATGAAAACCACACCGCTGAGCTACGTCGCACCGCTAAGAGAATTGAGTATCGTATTTGCCGTATTTTTTGGTGTTAACCTGTTAAAAGAAAAGGACAGCAAGAAACGGATCATAGCGGCGCTAACCATCCTCATCGGCATATCCCTTCTGGCGACAGCTTAA